One genomic region from Actinomycetota bacterium encodes:
- a CDS encoding glycosyltransferase, whose product MPISPSPSLRIAIVAPPWFEIPPNAYGGIEWICAWLAEGLMARGHDVTLIAAGRNRTSARFLQTFPECPSERLGDGLPDVIHTAMAETLLQDVEVDLVHDHTLCGPLQAGRRAVPTFVTAHGPLAGDIGDYYRALGNAVNLVSISESQRSEAPALNWAATVHNGIPVAEYPFRKDKDDYLLFLGRMSPDKGAHLAIDAARAAGRPLVIAGKCNEPPEKAYFE is encoded by the coding sequence ATGCCTATTTCCCCTTCACCATCCTTACGCATAGCGATCGTCGCACCGCCGTGGTTCGAGATTCCCCCGAACGCATACGGAGGCATTGAATGGATCTGCGCGTGGCTCGCCGAGGGGCTTATGGCGCGGGGACATGACGTGACTTTGATCGCGGCAGGTAGGAATCGTACCAGCGCCCGCTTTCTCCAGACCTTCCCCGAGTGCCCCAGCGAGCGCCTGGGCGACGGCCTTCCCGACGTGATCCACACCGCGATGGCCGAAACCCTGCTCCAGGACGTCGAGGTCGACCTGGTGCACGACCACACTCTCTGCGGCCCGCTGCAGGCCGGCCGGAGGGCGGTCCCCACCTTCGTGACCGCCCACGGCCCCCTGGCAGGAGACATCGGCGACTACTACCGGGCCCTGGGCAACGCGGTGAACCTCGTGTCGATCTCCGAGTCGCAGCGCTCCGAGGCGCCGGCGCTGAACTGGGCCGCCACGGTCCACAACGGCATCCCCGTCGCCGAGTACCCCTTCCGCAAGGACAAGGACGACTACCTGCTCTTCCTCGGCCGCATGAGCCCGGACAAGGGCGCCCACCTGGCGATCGACGCCGCCCGGGCGGCCGGCCGGCCGCTGGTGATCGCCGGCAAATGCAACGAGCCGCCCGAGAAGGCCTACTTCGAGG